The following is a genomic window from Nitrospira sp..
ATCCTAACACAACATGAATCGGTTTGACTCCCGCCATCCCGCCGACGAGACAACTCGGGCCGCGTGGGTCATTCGGATACTCTTCGATGAGTTCTCCTTGGAGCACCGCCTTTTCTATCTCATCGATATCCAAGTCATCTTCAAGCCGTTCCTGCTGAGCATGAATACTGACTTCATAACGACCGTCTCGAACCAGTTGTCGTATTTCGTCAATGGTCATCTGCTGGTCAGTAGTCTGACGGAAGGGCGATTAGGGCCCCAAGACTAGAGGCCAGGAGCAGTGAAAGCAAGGGTATCGACAGACTGGGGGTATTGTAAGAATCCTGTCTCTCGTCCGACTCTTGTTTGTACACCCTCCATGGGGTTCAATGGCTCCTGGATATTCTCGGCAATGTTGCGAAGGCCGATGAGCACCGGTCGGATGTGAGGAAGCGAACGACCGTACGCGAGTGACGCTGATGACTTGGCGTATCAAAGGGGGAAGGATATCACTGACCTTCCCCCCGAAAACTAGACCATTGGCATGGAAGTTTACCTGTGCTGAGATAGGCCCCACAGGAGGGGCCATGACGCGAAAACGCCACACGGAGGAACAGATCATTGCGGTGCTCAAGGATGCCCAGGCGGGCATTGGGGTCCCAGAGCTCTGCCGCAAACACGGGATCTCGGATGCCACCTTTTATAAGTGGCGGGCGAAATATGCCGGGCTCGAAGTGAGTGATGTGAAGAAGCTCCGCCAACTGGAGGACGAAAACCGGCGGCTCAAACAGATGGTGGCAGACCAAGCGCTGGACATCCAAGCGTTGAAAGCGATCAACGCAAAAAACTGGTAGGGCCCAAGGCGAAGCGAGCGGCAGCTCAGTGGAGCACCGAGCGCTTTGGGCTCAGTCAGCGACGGGTATGCCGTCTCCTGGACCTCGATCGCCAGACGCTCCGGTATCGCCGTCGCCGCCAGGAGGATGAGCCGCTACGGACGCGGATTCGGGAGATTGCCGAGAGCAAGCGGCGGTACGGTTGTCCCCGGATCTATGTGCGCTTACGGCGTGAGGGCTGGCGCGTGAATCATAAGAAGGTGGAACGGATCTATTATCGCGACGAGGGGCTGTCGTTACGGCGACGGCGGCGGAAGAAGCTGGCCGCGGTGCCGCGGGTCGCGCTCCCACGGCCGACGCAGCCGGGGCGCTGTTATGCGCTGGATTTCGTGCATGATCGGCTAGTCACGGGACGACGGTACAAATGTTTGACGATGACCGATCTGTGTTCCAAGGAAGTCCCGGTGATTGAGGTGGATGTGTCGATCGGCGGGGCACGGGTATGCCGGATTCTTGACCGGCTGTTTCATACACGGCCGTTCCCGGAGACGTTGATCCTGGACAACGGCCCAGAATTCGCCGGGACCGCCTTGGATGCCTGGGCCGTCCAGCACGGCGTGCACCTGCACTTCATTCAGCCGGGGAAGCCAGTGCAGAATGCGTTTATCGAGAGCTTCAACGGCAAGTTTCGCGATGAATGTCTCAACGAGCATTGGTTTCTGACCTTGCAGGAAGCGCAGCTGGTCATCGAATCATGGCGGCGGGAATATAACGAGGAGCGGACGCACAGTGGAATTGGGGATCTGACACCCCAGGAGTTCATTCGTAACCATCAAGCCGGGGCTTATCGGGCACAGGACTCAACTACCTTGGCTGTGGTGTAATTAACGGGGGAAGGTCAGGCAGGATTCGGTTCTCTGTCATTTGCCGATGAGATGGGCAAGATGAAGGATGAGATGAAGGGTGACGCGATGGGGCACAAGGATGCGATGAAAGGGGAGATGAAGGGGAAGTCAAACGACATGAAGGGGCAGAAGGACGCAATGAAAGGGGAGATGAAAGAGAAGCGCGATGATATGAAGGGCGAGATGAAAAGCACACACAATGACATGAAAGGCGAGATGAAAGGAGCCATGGGTAAGTAAACGCTTCCATCGCGTTCCGAAGTTATGGCCTGCGGTCTCACTCGACTGCAGGCCATCTTTTTTGCGCACACCATGGTCTGTAAGAAATGTCTCTGCACGGCGACAATCTCGGTAGAGAGTGCGTAGCGAGAGGAGAGAATCATGCCATCACTGATTGAGAACAGCGCAGACACGCAGATTCCGGCTCTTGATGCAGTGGTATCCGCTGAGCACGCAACCGTTCCGGCGCCTCCCATCATCCCCGTAGCCGTCAAGGAACGGGTCTATCGGCACAAGCTTCCCGTTCGCCTGGGCCATTGGCTCAACGTGGTCTGTCTGTTCATCTTGATCAGCAGCGGTCTCCAGATTTTCAACGCACATCCTGCGCTCTACTGGGGCGATCGATCCGATCGAGACAAGTCCCTGCTCTCGATCCGTCCGATGAGGACCGACAGCGGCGAGATGAAAGGCGTGACGACGATCTTGGGGCATCAATTCGATACGACCGGGGTCCTCGGCTATTCGAACGGCTCAGGCCGCGCCTTCCCCGCTTGGGCGACGGTCCCCAGCGCCAAATGGCTCGCGATGGGACGGCAGTGGCATCTCTTCTTCGCGTGGTTGTTCGTCATCAACGGAGTGATCTTTGCGACCTACGCCTTCGTGAGCCGCCACTTCAAAAAAGATCTCTTGCCGACCGGCCAGGATTTGAAGCAGATCCCGCAAGCGGTGAAGGACCATCTTGTGCTGCGCCACCCGACGGGTGATGAAGCCAAGCGCTACAACGTCCTGCAGAAGCTGGCCTATGTCGGCGTGATCTGCGGGCTTGCGCCGCTGATCGTCTTGACCGGCCTCACGATGTCGCCGACGATCGATACGGCCTTCCCGTGGCTGTTGACGATCTTTGGCGGCAGGCAATCCGCGCGGACGATCCACTTTATCGCCTGTTTCTCGTTTGTCGGGTTTATCGTGATCCACGTGTCACAAGTCATTCTGACAGGGTTCTTCAACAACATCCGCTCGATGATCACGGGATACTTTGTGATCAAACATGAAGGAGCCAGCCATGGAGTCTAAACGTGCAATGGAACGACGAGCCTTCTTGAAGGGTACGGCTGGAGCAGCAAGCCTCCTTGCCCTCGCCGGCTGCGACAACCTGACACAGAGCGGGTGGTTTCCCAACATCCTCCATCAGGCGGAGAAGCTGACCGATGCCGTTCAACGCGCAATCACGCCTGTCAATGCCCTGGCAAAAGAATATAGCGAGGCAGAGATCTCGACAGTCTTTCCGGCGAACGGCAATACCGATCCCGGCACGCAAGACTACGCTGAAATGGCTCAAGACACTTTCATCGACTGGAAAGTCACGGTTGCTGGACTGGTGTCCGCACCGACCGCCTTTTCACTGGCCGCGATCAAGGCTATGCCTGTCAGGACGCAGATCACCAGACATGATTGCGTCGAGGGATGGAGCGCCATCGGCCAATGGACCGGGGTGCCGCTGGGCGATCTGCTGCGCCCGGTCCAGCCCTTGCCGAGGGCGAAGTATGCCGTCTTCCATTGCGCCGATGTAGACGACGAAGGTATTTCCTACTATGAGAGCATGGCGCTGGCCGATTGCTACCATCCGCAGACGATCTTAGCCTATGAATTGAACGGCAAGCCACTCGACATTCCCCACGGCGCGCCGCTACGTCTCCGCTTTGAACGCCAACTCGGGTACAAGCAGGCGAAGTATGTGATGCGCATCGAGCTGGTGGAATCGCTGGAGGGAATCGGCGGGGGCAAGGGGGGATACTGGGAAGATCAGGGGTATGAGTGGTACGCCGGGATATAGGCAGGATGATGAAACAAGCCGCCAGCGTCGTTCTCGCATCGTTCAGACCCTCGACGTACCAGAAATGTACGCCTTGGCCCTTCGCTCGCTGCGGCCTCGCTAGACGACTTGTTTGATCATCCTGCAAGCCAATTTCTGAGAGAATGAGTGAATCGTGAAACTTGCCTGGTCCCTGATCATTCCCCTCTGCGCATATCTTCTGACCGGCTGCCTCTCGCCGATTGCCATGCATCGTGCGGTGATTGAATATGACCGCACGGTCAGTTACGTCGAGGCGGACTTATTACTTTTGAACATCGCGCGGGCCCGCCACCATCGGCCGGTGCATTTTACGGCGGTGTCGAGTGTGGCGGCCACGTTCGACTTTCGAACCAGTGCGGGTATCTCCGGTGGGTTGGGGCGTGCCGCGGATCCTGATCAACGGCCAATCAATCTGGAGTATTCCGCCAGCGTCGCAGAAAATCCCACGATCACGATCGTTCCGATTGCCGGGGAGGAGTTTACAAAACGAATCCTCCGGCCTCTCGATGAGTCGCACCTCG
Proteins encoded in this region:
- a CDS encoding Insertion element IS407 (Burkholderia multivorans) transposase, with protein sequence MTRKRHTEEQIIAVLKDAQAGIGVPELCRKHGISDATFYKWRAKYAGLEVSDVKKLRQLEDENRRLKQMVADQALDIQALKAINAKNW
- a CDS encoding putative sufite oxidase, translating into MERRAFLKGTAGAASLLALAGCDNLTQSGWFPNILHQAEKLTDAVQRAITPVNALAKEYSEAEISTVFPANGNTDPGTQDYAEMAQDTFIDWKVTVAGLVSAPTAFSLAAIKAMPVRTQITRHDCVEGWSAIGQWTGVPLGDLLRPVQPLPRAKYAVFHCADVDDEGISYYESMALADCYHPQTILAYELNGKPLDIPHGAPLRLRFERQLGYKQAKYVMRIELVESLEGIGGGKGGYWEDQGYEWYAGI
- a CDS encoding Transposase translates to MNHKKVERIYYRDEGLSLRRRRRKKLAAVPRVALPRPTQPGRCYALDFVHDRLVTGRRYKCLTMTDLCSKEVPVIEVDVSIGGARVCRILDRLFHTRPFPETLILDNGPEFAGTALDAWAVQHGVHLHFIQPGKPVQNAFIESFNGKFRDECLNEHWFLTLQEAQLVIESWRREYNEERTHSGIGDLTPQEFIRNHQAGAYRAQDSTTLAVV
- a CDS encoding Thiosulfate reductase cytochrome B subunit (membrane anchoring protein): MPSLIENSADTQIPALDAVVSAEHATVPAPPIIPVAVKERVYRHKLPVRLGHWLNVVCLFILISSGLQIFNAHPALYWGDRSDRDKSLLSIRPMRTDSGEMKGVTTILGHQFDTTGVLGYSNGSGRAFPAWATVPSAKWLAMGRQWHLFFAWLFVINGVIFATYAFVSRHFKKDLLPTGQDLKQIPQAVKDHLVLRHPTGDEAKRYNVLQKLAYVGVICGLAPLIVLTGLTMSPTIDTAFPWLLTIFGGRQSARTIHFIACFSFVGFIVIHVSQVILTGFFNNIRSMITGYFVIKHEGASHGV